The genomic interval GGTGTCGGCATGGCTGTTTGGCGATGTCCCAGACGCCGTTAATAAACCGGGGTGCGGTGTGTATCATGGCTTTTCTCTTCATGATGCTCCTGAGCGTTCCTGTCGGCAGGCTGGTTTCGGAGACGGGATTTGGGGAACGGGCGGGCAAGCTGACTATTGTTAGGAAATAAACCGGATTTTTTATAGCTATAAGAAATTGGACGCGCGCCGGCGGGAAGACGTCAGGACGATTCGAAATAGCTATGGCGTAAATAGAGAAAAGGCAAAAGGATTTTGCGGTTCCGGCGTGGTTATGATATGGTACCGCCCATGCCTTACGATACGTTCAAGAACATCACCATGCAGCAGCTCGAGACCCTGATCCAACTGGTCGGCGCGGGCAGTTTCACCCGGGCCGCGAACCGGATGTTTCTCACCCAACCCACCCTGACCAAGCACATCAAGAACCTGGAGGATGCCGTGGGCACGCTGATCATCCATCGGGCCAGTAAGGGTTTGTCCCTGACCCCGGAAGGGCAGGTTCTCTATAACTATGCGAAGCGGATGATCCGCCTGCGGGAGGAAGCGAAGGAGAAAATCCTGGAAATGCGGGAGCATGAAGCCGGGCACATTTTTCTTTCCGCCAGCACGATCCCGGCGACTTACATTCTCCCCCGGCTTCTGGGACGAATGCGAAAAAATCATCCGGATATCCGGGTGCACCTGCAGACCTCTGACAGTGAGGAGACCCATCAACTGGTGATCAACGGCGAGGTTGAAATGGGAGTGATCGGGAAGGAACCGTATGACCGGAGACTTCGCGTGGAAACCTTGTGGAAGGATGAACTGGCGCTCATCGCGCCGGTGGATGACGCCGGTTTGCGCAGGGAGGCTCCCGTCTCCATGGATCAACTGCTGAAGGAGCCCCTTGTCGTGCGGGAGAGGGGTTCGGGGACCCGGGAGAACATCGAGGCCTACCTGCAGAAACAGCATCGTCTGACGCTTGCCGCGTTCAATGTTGTCGGGGAGATGGGCAGTTCGGAGGCGGTCAAGGAGGCCGTGATCGGCGGGCTGGGGCTCTCCATCATTTCCCTTTACGCGGTCGAGAGGGAATTGAAGCAGGGCGTCTTAACCGTGGTGCCCCTGGCGGGAGGGAACATCTGTCGTCATTTCTACCTGATCTACCGGAAGCAGTTACGTCTGCTCAACTGCCACAAACACTTCCTGAAGGTTTTGAAAACCTCGATTGCCTCTGCCTTAGGTTAAAATGGTCCGGATGCAGAATGATCGGATCCGGGGGAGATATAACCCCGCCCGGGCCGGCGGGAGCGTTTTTTGTCCATTCACTAGCGTGCGCTTTTCGTTTTACCTCAGGAACAGGCGGGAGGTTTCAGGGGGGAAGATCGGAGACAGGCAGTCCCGTTGTCAGTGCCCGATAGTATGTCCGACAGGCTTTTTCCATCAATTCGACATTTAGCAGGGCGTCTTCCATGGTGTGCCCCAGAGCGAGAGCGCCGTGGTTTTGGATGATGTAGGCCCCGTATCCGTTTTGCAGTTTTGCCGCCACATGATCCGCCAGCTCCCGGCTTCCTGCGGGAGCAAAGGGGACGATATCGATCCGGGGACCGATTTTGACGAGAACTTCCTCGAACAGGGCAGGGACGGGACGGTCGAGCACGGCAAACACGCCGGCGTAGTCCTGGTGGGTATGCACGATGGCGGATACGTCGGGCCGGGCCCGGTAAGCGGCGATGTGCATCGCCGCCTCGACGGACGGGGGAAAAGCCCCGGCAAGGGCGGTCCCGTTGAAGTCGAGGATGCAGATATCCCCTGTCGAGAGTTCGTCATACCTCCTTGACGTTGGGGTAATGGCCAGGAGTTCCCGGTTTTTGATCCGCAGGGAAACATTGCCTCCCGTTCCGCGACGGGTTCCGAAGAAACCGTTCTCTGACAGCCATATTCCCGCAGTCAGAACGGTTTTTTTGTGGGAAGTGTAATCGGATGTCCTATCCATGATCAATGGCTTTCCAGGGTAAAAAAACTGCGCTTCAAACGAAGTTGACAGTCGGGATTGCTTAGATGGTTCATATAACAGCATCGAACGGCTAAGGCAACAAAAGACCCCCGTTGGTCCAAAAAGCGGGTTGAAAGTAAAACGCTGTACGGTATAGTGGACGGGATGATTCACACCGGTTATGCGGCGACAGGTTATGTCCCGCCGGGCCGCGCGCGTTGCTGCGACGCTATTGAGAGGCGATTTGGTTTCCTGATGTGCATTGATTATAATGTTTCATTGTCGTTATCCCAGATTATGCATGGGGACTTACTAAATCAGTACCAGGCATCATGGCATTGATACTGCCTGCAAAATCCCGTTCCATCATTCGGGATAATCTTAAAAACCCACTTTTGCTTAGCCTTCATTACCTCATGGGGTACCTTAAGCGACAATTTACTGAAATCTGCAAATACATATCCAAAGGAGTTTTATGCCCTCCGCAAGCTTAGAAATTATAGCGGCTGTTATTTTTGCACTTGCCATCATTCATGTTTTTTCAGTCAAATATTTTGAACATTTAGCCAATAGAAGTGAAAAACACGCTGGACTTTTTCATCTACTTGGAGAAATAGAAGTCGTTTTTGGTATTTGGGCTATGGTTTTGATTTTATTTATGTTTATTATTTCAGGGAAAAATGAAACGGTCGCGTATATGAATAGCAGAAGCTATGTTGAGACCATGTTTGTTTTTGTAATCATGGTTACGGCCGCCACCAGACCCATCCTTCAAACGGTTATTCTTTTGGTGAAAAAACTATCCCATTTGCTCCCTCAAAAGGGTGCAACGGGGTTTTATTTTGTCGTGATGTGTGTTGTTCCTATTCTGGGCTCCATCATCACAGAACCAGCTGCCATGACTTTGGCCGCATTGATACTGTCCGATAAACTTTTTTCACAGGGAATATCCAATAAATTAAAATATATGACCTTGGGAGCTCTTTTTATCAATGTTTCCATAGGAGGAACTTTGACAAATTTTGCAGCACCCCCTGTTTTGATGGTTGTTGGAACCTGGGATTGGAGTACCCGGTTTATGTTTATGACCTTTGGTTGGAAAGCGATGATAGCTATTTTTATAAATACGAATATGATTATCCTGTTTTTTTACAAAAAACTCTCATCCATGAACATAAAAACCTCTGTTTCTGAAGAAGAAAATATACCGTTTCCTATTGTATTAACGCATTTTATTTTTTTGTTTTTAGTTATTTTCTTTGGACATCATCCTGTAATTTTTATGAATATATTTTTGCTCTTTTTAGGAATCACCTATGCTTATCAGCAATATCAGGATAGACTGATCCTACGGGAAGGGCTTTTGGTGTCTTTTTTCTTAGGAGGCCTGGTAATCTTGGGTGGTCAGCAAGAATGGTGGCTTAAAGATCTTATTGCCAATATGTCCAATGCAGAAGCTTTTGTAGGCGCTATTACCTTGGGGGCTTTTACGGACAATGCGGCCATTACATATTTGGCCTCCCTTGTTGAAGGATTGAGTGACGAGTTTAAGTACTTCCTGATGGCTGGTGCAGTTACCGGAGGGGGATTGACTGTTATCGCCAATGCCCCAAATCCCGCGGGCGTTGCAATTTTAAAGACTCACTTTGAGGATAACACCGTCGATCCTAGATATATATTTTTGGGTGCATTGATGCCCACGTTAATTGCCGGTTTATGTTTTGTTATCTTATAAAAAGGAAAGGGTAAATGATTCCAGCTACCTGATGTTCCCGGCGGGCGGTCTCTTCTTCCAGGAGGTCATGGAGGAAGGGAAAACAGTCCTCGCTTCCCTGCTCCGCCGTATGAACCACGCTTTCAAGAATCTCTTCCCTCGGAGGACGGCGCAGCCGCGCCGGGCTGGTCTGGATGTGAGAGGGGATCAGAGGGCGGCCACCTACCTCGGGGGGGGGTATCCATAGATCAGCGGAGCAGGGGATTGATGCTGAGGACCCTGTTCTGAATCCGCGGTGATGATGATACAGACCGGCAAAGAGGGAACCATTCAGGGGAAGGAGGGGAGCCGATGATGAAAGAAGCGAACGGCATATCCCATGATGACCGCGACAGCGAGGCGTCAAAAAGTGCGGCGGCAATGCGTACCGTTGTTTTCAACCGGGAAATGCGTGTTCCTGAAGATCTTTTGATTAACCTGAGTTACGACTACCTCCGTCGGGAACTCTGGGTACCCCTTAGCGGGCAGGAAGGACGGGTTCTGGTTGCTGTCTGTGACCCGGCTAATATTCTGAAAAAGGATATGATCCAACATCTCCTCCGGGCGAAGTCCGTGGAGTATTGTCTGGCAGACAGGGAAGACATTCTCAGGTTCATCGATTATTTTTACGGTGTCGAACCGTTGCCGGACTCCGCCGCCGGGGAGGGTACGGACTCGGCGGGTATGACCGCCGATATCATCAAACTTGTGGATGATCTCATTGAAGAGGCCTACGAAAGACGCGCCTCGGATATTCACATCGAGCCGGATGTCAAGGACCGTCAGGTCAACATCCGACTGCGGATAGACGGAGAATGCATCCCCTACAAAACGTTTCCCTACAACTATCGGGCGCCGATTGTTTCCCGTGTGAAGATCATGTCCAACCTGGACATCACGGAAAAACGTCTGCCCCAGGACGGGAAAATCATGTACAGGCGTCATGGCGGAGAGGAACTGGAACTGAGAGTCGCGACCATGCCCACGTACGGGTACACCGAAGATGTGGTGCTCCGCATTCTGACCCGGGGAAAGATCATGAGTCTGGAAGAACTGAGCATGCCCGCCGCGACGTACGAGCGTGTCCGCGAATTGATCACGAAACCCTACGGCCTGATCCTCCTCGTGGGGCCCACCGGTTCAGGCAAAACCACGACAGCCCATGCGGTGTTGCAGGTGCTGAACAAGCCCAATGTAAAAATCTGGACGGTCGAGGATCCCGTGGAGATTACCCAAAGAGGGATCCGTCAGGTCCAGGTACATCACAAGATCGGTCTGGATTTCAGCAGTGCCATGCGGTCATTTCTCCGGTCGGATCCCGATATCATCATGGTCGGTGAAATGAGGGACTACGAAACGGCGAAGATGGGTGTTGAGGCTTCGACGACAGGCCACCTCGTTCTGAGTACCCTCCATACCAACAACGCCCCTGAGACGATTGTCCGCCTTCTCGAAATCGGGATCGATCCCTTTGCCTTTTCCGATTCCCTGCTCTGCGTTCTCGCGCAGCGCCTGGTCAGGGCCCTGTGTCCTTTCTGCCGGGAGGCTTATCACCCCGTAGCCGAAGAATACGAAGAACTGTCACGGTATGGCGGGAAAAAGATCTTTCAGGACTTGAACATCGTCTATGATGACCGTTTTATCCTGTATCGTCCGAAAGGATGTGGAGAATGCAACGGAACAGGTTATCGGGGCAGGATGGGCCTTTTTGAATTGCTGGTCGCGACAGATACGATCAAGCAGATGATCATTTCACGGAAATCGATTGCGGCGATCCGCAAGATCGCCATGTCTGAAGGCATGCAGACTCTTCTGCAGTGCGGTGTCGAAAAAATCCTTCGGGGAGAAACGGATTTAATGGAGGTGTTGAGCGTATGCATAAGATAACAATGACACGTGAAGAGCAGGTCCGGCTTGTGAAGGAACGTCTCGGACAGGCACAAAAAGTGGTCGTGTTGACCGGTGCGGGGATTTCCGCTGAGAGCGGTATCCCGACTTTTCGTGGCGCCGACGGTATCTGGGAGCATTACAGGGCGACGGATCTGGCGACCCCGGAAGCCTTTGAGCGAGACCCGGAACTGGTCTGGGCTTTCTACAACTGGCGAAGAGAGTTAATCAGCAGGGTTAAGGAAAACCCCGCGCATCAGGCGCTGGTCACGTTGGAGAAAATTGTGCCCGATTTCACCCTGGTCACCCAGAATGTTGATGGGTTGCATCAACGGGCGGGGTCAATCAATATCATCGAAGTCCACGGCAATTTGTGGAGGGTGCAGTGTACGGAATGCGCCCGGATTACAATGGATATGTCCGTTGACATGGGAAAGCGGCCCCATTGCCGGGAATGCGGGGGAGTGCTCCGGCCCGATGTAGTCTGGTTCGGTGAAAGCCTGGATGGCCTGCTCCTGTCCCGTGCGGAGGAAGCGGCCCGGACCTGTGATACCATGCTGGTGATCGGCACCTCCGGGATCGTTTATCCTGTAGCCTTTCTGCCCGCCTTGGCCAAGGATGGCGGCGCGTTTGTGGCGGAAATCAACATGGAGGAAACACCGGTTTCACCGGGCCTCGATTTGACGATTCTGGGGAAGGCCGGAGAGATTATGCCCCTCCTGGTGCCTTGATGCGATGCGCGATGGACCCGTCATAAGAACCCTGGCCGCGGCCGTCTTTTTGCTTTCGACCATATGGGTGTTTCCCGGATGTTCCGTTTCTCTTTTGAAAGAGGAGGAGACCACGCCTTCTATGATCGTTGCGGCGTCTGCTGGAGCATCGCCGGTTGATCTGTCCGCACAGTTGCAGCCGGAAGAGCCCGGCGTTTCGGTGCCGCCGATCGAAGACGTACGGCCGATCGTACGTCCGACCATTGAACAAAAGCTAGCCGGGAACCTGACGGTCCTGCCGGTTATTCACGGAACAGCCCTTCTGAGCGATATTGATGAGTTGAGATCCTTCTATGTTGCCCGGAACTGGCAACATGCCTGGTTCCACGACAACAGGCCGACGGCCGCGGTCTCCGCGTTTCTGGGCACCCTGGAGAAGGCGGAAGAAGAGGGCCTGTCTTCCCGAGATTACCATGATATGGAGATAAAAGATCTCCTGACCACCCTCAATGACTTGAATGGAACAGAGGAGGCCGCCATGCTCCGGGTGGAGTTGGATATCCTGCTAACGGATGCCTATCGGGCTTACGCCTCCCACCTGTACGGGGGGAAGATTGAACCCGGCCGCCTGTCCAGCCAGTGGCCGGTGCAGAAAAAGCCTGGCCCGGTTATATCGGAACTGAAGGAGATCCCCCCAGCCGAGCAAATGGAAAAGACCCTGTTCAGCCTTCCACCGCCTTATCTGGGTTATCGCCAGCTTCGCGATCTGTTGGCGAAGTACCGCCGGATCGAGGCCGGCGGCGGCTGGCCCGTCATTCCGAAAGGCAATTTGGCTCCCGGAAAGCGAGACCCTCATGTCGCCCTGTTGAGACAGCGTCTTTTTCTCACGGGAGAATTGAAGGAAATGTCCGTGAAAGACCTGGATTTTTACGACAGATCTCTGGAAAAGGCAGTACGGTTATTTCAGCGGGCCCACAACCAAAAAATAGACGGGGTGGTGGGCCCCGCAACCCTGCGCCTCCTGAACATGACCGTTACGGAGCGGATTGACCAACTGCGCTTGAATATGGAGCGATGGCGTTGGATGCCCCGCGACATGAATCGGTACATTTTTGTGAATATTCCCGCTTTTGAATTGAAGGTGGCCGAAAGAGGCTTTGTTGTCCTCAAAATGAGAACGATCGTCGGCACGGAGGATAAGCCGACCCCCAGCTTCCGGGGTCATTTGAACCAGATCGAACTGAACCCGTTCTGGAATATTCCCCGAAGCATCACCGAAAAGGAAATCATCCCCATAGTGAAGCGGGATCCCTCCTATCTGACACGCCAGGGAATCCGCATATACCGTGACTGGCGTCCCAACGCCCAGGAAGTCCCCCCCCAAACAATTAATTGGAAAGAAGTGACGCCGAAAAAATTCCCGTACCGTCTTGTTCAAGATCCGGGACCCTTGAACCCCCTCGGGCGAATCAAGTTTCTTTTCCCGAATCATTTCAATGTTTACATGCATGATACGCCGTCGCGTCATCTGTTCGGCCGTGAAGGAAGAACATTCAGCCATGGCTGTATCCGGCTGGAAAAGCCGGTCGAGCTTGCGAGGTACCTTTTAAAAAATGAGCTGGGATGGGACGGGAATCAAATTCTGAAAAAAATCGGGACGGGGGAGCACCAGGTGATTACCCTGCGGAGTCCGATTCCCGTTCATATTGTTTATTTCACGGTCTGGACCGGGCCGGACGGTTTAGCCTATTTTCGGGATGATCTTTACGAGTACGACCACCTGCTCGATACGGCCATGCACAAAAACGTCGGCAAGACCGGAGGATTTCTTTTCTGATTCAGCGTGTTACCCGGTTACCCCCCCCTTTTTTGTTTCGCACCTTCCACCCCTTCTGTCCGGATCGGATGTTTCTTCCATTGCCGGGAGTTATCATCTTCGCCATTTCATAGTTATTATGAATTGGATAAGAGCGCCTCGTGTTGCGTATAAATCTCATGTTGTATGATTCAGACCCTGCTGGCCGATTGGAAGGACGCGGGGCTGCCGTTTATTCAGATCGAAACGGACTACTCTCAGGCTGACCGCGAAACCCTGCGGGTTCGCCTGGAGGCGTTCGTGGAAATGATGGAGAGATCCTGCCGTGGCGATCGTAGGTATTGATGTGGGCTCTGTGGCCACGAAAGTGGTCATCATGGAAGGAGAAAAGATTTTTCACGATGTCCGGCCGACCGGCTGGAGTCCCCGGGAGACGGCTCGCCGGTCCCTCGATGACTTGATGGCTGAAGCGCGATGTCGGGAAGAAGATATCCTCTATTCCGTTGGGACGGGGTATGGCCGGGTGTCCCCTCCCTTTGTGAATAAAACGGTCACGGAAATTTCCTGCCACGTCCGGGGGGGCGTGTATCTGGTTCCGGGAACGTCGGCCATCATTGAATCGGCGGCCAGGACAGTAAGGTGATCAAGGTGGCCCCGGACGGGAGGGTCCTGGATTTTGTGATGAACGACCGGTGCACCGCCGGAACGGGCCGTTTTCTTCAGGTGATGGCCGCCGCCCTCATCGGTTGGGAGCGGGTTGGTCAGAATTAAGACTTTAATCATTCTAAATCTGTATTTAGTTTGGTGTCTGCCCTTCCTTGGTGAAAGAAACCTTCCGGAGTTCCTGTTTTTCCTTGAAAAAAGTTGTAAAACCGGCGATAAAATCGATCTGCTGAGGATGGTCTGAAAAAACACGGTGTACATGTTTCATAGTGGGGACAGGAATCAGTCCGAGATCGAATTTTTAGGATAAGAAATTTATGTTGGACCTCAAGGCCACACAAAAAAACGAACTTTTCAACACCCTGACCCATGCCATCGGCTCTGTCGTGGCCGTGGCGGGATTGGTTGTTCTGGTCGTTGTCGCGTCGCTCCAGGGCGATCCCTGGAAGATTGTCAGCTTCAGCATCTACGGGGCGACACTGGTTCTGCTCTACGTTTTTTCCTCGCTTTACCACGGCCTGAAGGGGCGGGCCAAGAAGGTGTTCCGTTATTTCGACCACACCGCCATTTTTCTTCTGATCGCGGGGACCTACACGCCATTTACCCTGGTCACCCTCCGGGGTGCCTGGGGCTGGTCCATCTTTGCTGTGGTCTGGGGTCTTGCGGCGATCGGGATTGTCGTGGATGTATTTCTTCACCATAGAAAAAGATTGCTGCCGATTCTCATTTATATTTGTGCGGGCTGGTTGATCATTTTCGCTTCGGCTCCCTTGCTGCAGGCGCTTCCGATGCCCGGTTTTCTTTGGCTTTTATTCGGCGGGGTCCTCTATACGTCCGGTGTTTTTTTCTATGCCGTCGACAAGAAACTATGGCCCGCCCACGGCATATGGCATCTCTTTGTCCTGGGCGGCAGCGCCTGCCACTACGTGACCGTGTTGGTTTATGTCGCTTGACAGCCAGCCGGCTTCCGGTTTTCATGGGATACGGGAAAGGTGGGCGGACCCACCGGTTCCGGGACCGAGGCGCCCATAATCGACATATACCCGCCAGAGACTTTTGATCCGTCGGACCCATGTCGCATGGCAGTAATCGCAATTGGAAAAATTGCGGACGTCAAAATATTATTCAAGAGGTTTATCGTTGTGAGGCAAAGGTGTCTGGAATAACAACCGATGAAATAATCAAAATCTTTGAAGAAATTGCCCTGATGCTGGAGCTGAAAGGGGAGAATCCCTTCAAGGCCCGTTCCTATGAAGCGGTGGCGCGGAACCTCAAACTCCTGGAAGAGGATCTTACAGATCTGGTGGAAGAAGAAAAACTGGGGACGATCAGAGGCGTGGGGGGAGCGATCGGGAAGAAAATCGAAGAACTCGTCAGGACGGGGCGGCTTGAGTATTATGAGCATCTGAAGGCCTCCATTCCACTGGGCCATTTCGAAATGCTACGTATCCCCGGCCTGGGGCCGAAAAAAATCAAAACCCTTTATGATCATCTGAATATTGAGACAGTCGGGGAACTGGAATATGCCTGCAAGGAAAACCGTTTGATCGAACTATCGGGATTTGGTCGTAAAACCCAGGCGAAGATCCTGGAAGGCATCCGGCATATGCGGCGATACCGGGAGCGGCGGCTTTATCCGGAAGTCATTGGTGAAGGTACGGAGCTTCTGAAATTTCTGGCGAGCCGTAAGGAGGTGGGCGCGGCCCGGTTGGGCGGTTCCCTGCGGCGCGGCTATGAAACGGTCAAGGATATCGATCTTCTGGCCATGTCACAGTCGCCGGGGGGCCTTGCCGATGATTTCGTTGCCCTGCCTGTCGTCGAGTCCACACTCGCCAGGGGCAAAACGAAAGTCAGCGTTGTTTTAACCTCGGGCGTCAATTGCGATCTTCGCATCGTTTCTCCGGCCGAATTCCCCTATGCCCTGCACCATTTTACAGGTAGCCGGGAACACAATGCGGCCATGCGAAGCCGGGCGAAGCAGCTCGGGTTCAAGCTGAACGAATATGGTCTCTTCCGGGGAAAGGAGAGCATTCCCTGTGAGAGTGAACGTGACATTTTCCGCACTTTGGGATTGGCCTTCATTCCGCCGGAACTACGCGAGAACATGGGCGAGATTGAAGCGGCCGAAAAGAATGAATTGCCCCGGCTGATCGAGGAAAGGGACATCCGGGGCCTTTTCCATATCCATACCCGGGCCAGTGACGGAGCCGAATCCCTGGAGACTCTGGTGAAGCTGGCAAAAGAACAAGGGTATGACTATATCGGGATCAGCGACCACAGCGGATCCGCCTTTTATCCCGGCGGCCTTTCCACGGAGGCCGTTTTGGCACAGCGTCAGCGAATTGACGAGTTGAACCTCGAACATGCTCCCTTCCGTATCTTCAAGGGCATCGAGTCGGACATACTCCCCGACGGCCGGCTTGACTATGTGAATGAGGTTCTGGCCGGATTCGATTTTGTGATTGCCGCCGTGCATTCCCATTTCGGCATGTCCGAGGCGGAAATGACCCGGCGGATCGTCAAGGCCCTGATGAACCCGTTTACCACCATTCTCGCCCACCCGACCGGACGCCTGCTTTTGGCCCGTGAGGCTTATCAGGTGAATATGACCGAGGTGATCGACGCCGCGGCCGAGGGGGGGAAGGTGCTGGAATTGAATATCAACCCCGAACGCCTGGATCTCGACTGGCGCAACTGCATCGTCGCCAGACGTAAAGGGGTGAAAATTGCCCTTGGGAGCGATATCCACCATCGGGAAGCCTTCGGTTATTTGCCTCTGGGAATCAAGATCGCCCGCAAGGGCTGGATCGGGGCACAGGACTGTATCAACACCTTGTCCGCACCGGAGGTCGCCCAATTTCTGGCCCGGATGAAAACGCGATAATCCGGCGTCTGGGCGGCCGCTTCCGATTGATCGGGCTGATGATGTCCGGGAGGTGGTTTGGCGTCGGCGTGCCAAAGCCCTGGGGTATGCCGGTACAGGCAAAAGGAGACGGCTCCATAGATGACAGCCCCTGTCTCTTTCCTCATGTTTTCTGTCGAGATCTGTTTTTGGAACGACGTAAAGCGCTGCTGAAAGACACGCCGCGGTCAGCCTATTCAATCCAGCGGGCGTTGCCGGTCAGTTTTCGGTCCGGTTTGAACCCCAGTGCCCGGGCAGTC from Deltaproteobacteria bacterium carries:
- a CDS encoding LysR family transcriptional regulator, with product MVPPMPYDTFKNITMQQLETLIQLVGAGSFTRAANRMFLTQPTLTKHIKNLEDAVGTLIIHRASKGLSLTPEGQVLYNYAKRMIRLREEAKEKILEMREHEAGHIFLSASTIPATYILPRLLGRMRKNHPDIRVHLQTSDSEETHQLVINGEVEMGVIGKEPYDRRLRVETLWKDELALIAPVDDAGLRREAPVSMDQLLKEPLVVRERGSGTRENIEAYLQKQHRLTLAAFNVVGEMGSSEAVKEAVIGGLGLSIISLYAVERELKQGVLTVVPLAGGNICRHFYLIYRKQLRLLNCHKHFLKVLKTSIASALG
- a CDS encoding class II aldolase/adducin family protein, with protein sequence MDRTSDYTSHKKTVLTAGIWLSENGFFGTRRGTGGNVSLRIKNRELLAITPTSRRYDELSTGDICILDFNGTALAGAFPPSVEAAMHIAAYRARPDVSAIVHTHQDYAGVFAVLDRPVPALFEEVLVKIGPRIDIVPFAPAGSRELADHVAAKLQNGYGAYIIQNHGALALGHTMEDALLNVELMEKACRTYYRALTTGLPVSDLPP
- a CDS encoding type II/IV secretion system protein, whose translation is MMKEANGISHDDRDSEASKSAAAMRTVVFNREMRVPEDLLINLSYDYLRRELWVPLSGQEGRVLVAVCDPANILKKDMIQHLLRAKSVEYCLADREDILRFIDYFYGVEPLPDSAAGEGTDSAGMTADIIKLVDDLIEEAYERRASDIHIEPDVKDRQVNIRLRIDGECIPYKTFPYNYRAPIVSRVKIMSNLDITEKRLPQDGKIMYRRHGGEELELRVATMPTYGYTEDVVLRILTRGKIMSLEELSMPAATYERVRELITKPYGLILLVGPTGSGKTTTAHAVLQVLNKPNVKIWTVEDPVEITQRGIRQVQVHHKIGLDFSSAMRSFLRSDPDIIMVGEMRDYETAKMGVEASTTGHLVLSTLHTNNAPETIVRLLEIGIDPFAFSDSLLCVLAQRLVRALCPFCREAYHPVAEEYEELSRYGGKKIFQDLNIVYDDRFILYRPKGCGECNGTGYRGRMGLFELLVATDTIKQMIISRKSIAAIRKIAMSEGMQTLLQCGVEKILRGETDLMEVLSVCIR
- a CDS encoding NAD-dependent deacylase; this encodes MTREEQVRLVKERLGQAQKVVVLTGAGISAESGIPTFRGADGIWEHYRATDLATPEAFERDPELVWAFYNWRRELISRVKENPAHQALVTLEKIVPDFTLVTQNVDGLHQRAGSINIIEVHGNLWRVQCTECARITMDMSVDMGKRPHCRECGGVLRPDVVWFGESLDGLLLSRAEEAARTCDTMLVIGTSGIVYPVAFLPALAKDGGAFVAEINMEETPVSPGLDLTILGKAGEIMPLLVP
- a CDS encoding L,D-transpeptidase family protein; its protein translation is MIVAASAGASPVDLSAQLQPEEPGVSVPPIEDVRPIVRPTIEQKLAGNLTVLPVIHGTALLSDIDELRSFYVARNWQHAWFHDNRPTAAVSAFLGTLEKAEEEGLSSRDYHDMEIKDLLTTLNDLNGTEEAAMLRVELDILLTDAYRAYASHLYGGKIEPGRLSSQWPVQKKPGPVISELKEIPPAEQMEKTLFSLPPPYLGYRQLRDLLAKYRRIEAGGGWPVIPKGNLAPGKRDPHVALLRQRLFLTGELKEMSVKDLDFYDRSLEKAVRLFQRAHNQKIDGVVGPATLRLLNMTVTERIDQLRLNMERWRWMPRDMNRYIFVNIPAFELKVAERGFVVLKMRTIVGTEDKPTPSFRGHLNQIELNPFWNIPRSITEKEIIPIVKRDPSYLTRQGIRIYRDWRPNAQEVPPQTINWKEVTPKKFPYRLVQDPGPLNPLGRIKFLFPNHFNVYMHDTPSRHLFGREGRTFSHGCIRLEKPVELARYLLKNELGWDGNQILKKIGTGEHQVITLRSPIPVHIVYFTVWTGPDGLAYFRDDLYEYDHLLDTAMHKNVGKTGGFLF
- a CDS encoding 2-hydroxyacyl-CoA dehydratase, with product MIQTLLADWKDAGLPFIQIETDYSQADRETLRVRLEAFVEMMERSCRGDRRY
- a CDS encoding hemolysin III family protein: MLDLKATQKNELFNTLTHAIGSVVAVAGLVVLVVVASLQGDPWKIVSFSIYGATLVLLYVFSSLYHGLKGRAKKVFRYFDHTAIFLLIAGTYTPFTLVTLRGAWGWSIFAVVWGLAAIGIVVDVFLHHRKRLLPILIYICAGWLIIFASAPLLQALPMPGFLWLLFGGVLYTSGVFFYAVDKKLWPAHGIWHLFVLGGSACHYVTVLVYVA
- the polX gene encoding DNA polymerase/3'-5' exonuclease PolX — translated: MSHGSNRNWKNCGRQNIIQEVYRCEAKVSGITTDEIIKIFEEIALMLELKGENPFKARSYEAVARNLKLLEEDLTDLVEEEKLGTIRGVGGAIGKKIEELVRTGRLEYYEHLKASIPLGHFEMLRIPGLGPKKIKTLYDHLNIETVGELEYACKENRLIELSGFGRKTQAKILEGIRHMRRYRERRLYPEVIGEGTELLKFLASRKEVGAARLGGSLRRGYETVKDIDLLAMSQSPGGLADDFVALPVVESTLARGKTKVSVVLTSGVNCDLRIVSPAEFPYALHHFTGSREHNAAMRSRAKQLGFKLNEYGLFRGKESIPCESERDIFRTLGLAFIPPELRENMGEIEAAEKNELPRLIEERDIRGLFHIHTRASDGAESLETLVKLAKEQGYDYIGISDHSGSAFYPGGLSTEAVLAQRQRIDELNLEHAPFRIFKGIESDILPDGRLDYVNEVLAGFDFVIAAVHSHFGMSEAEMTRRIVKALMNPFTTILAHPTGRLLLAREAYQVNMTEVIDAAAEGGKVLELNINPERLDLDWRNCIVARRKGVKIALGSDIHHREAFGYLPLGIKIARKGWIGAQDCINTLSAPEVAQFLARMKTR